Proteins co-encoded in one Montipora capricornis isolate CH-2021 chromosome 12, ASM3666992v2, whole genome shotgun sequence genomic window:
- the LOC138026160 gene encoding kelch-like protein 3 yields the protein MEEYVEAVENEIEDFNTSASNSNMADLSQPMPSDPSKHCQELIYRLDALRRKESFFDVTVSVKDKEFKAHRLVLAASTPFFLSLLVSDMREGKEQFIRIELEEATGSVMEEVLKYIYTGNVAVTKDTAHDLVAAADYLLLPGLKTLACVFLEENITIENCIFNYYFAEKYQCLELMEESCEFINSNFSLVMETDDFLKLDIEQVMKWVSSDYVTVRCEEEVFEGIVKWVTHKKSERESNFAELLSQVRLKSMSHDFLYNELVNEELVATCNASLNFVLRSMKCIFDPSCENTAKPPRKCLERYTDVILVCGGRTALCYLPQDDIWYQLPDMLLEHQDHAVVQYRDKVCIFGGQRVGSGESSVIEYFLSSTNSWVAAEGRHKSDVCSCLSVVDGCIYALLNYGRRIILYKLDKNVCEPVADPPTICYGSCLVSDKRNLYLVGGSHGWASFSGSQTVQRFDPILSTWEEIAAMNEARYKAFGAAMNGKIYIAGGTKKNEQRHIVSKSCEVYDPSTNEWQVTSNLKVCRQGANMVCVQESLYVVGGFKDLQSSSRELSVEVFQLGECEWKCKSTIPTNFENENREDQKKKIHHKACHAVIHKSLLENLSKL from the coding sequence ATGGAAGAATACGTAGAAGCAGTTGAAAACGAAATCGAGGATTTCAACACTTCCGCATCGaattccaatatggcggaccttTCACAGCCAATGCCATCAGATCCATCAAAACACTGTCAGGAACTTATCTATCGTCTGGATGCTCTGAGAAGAAAAGAGAGTTTCTTCGATGTAACAGTGTCAGTAAAAGACAAAGAGTTTAAAGCTCACAGACTTGTGTTAGCAGCATCAACCccgttttttctttcacttctgGTCAGTGACATGAGAGAGGGAAAGGAACAGTTCATCAGGATAGAACTTGAAGAAGCAACGGGGTCAGTCATGGAAGAAGTTCTTAAATACATTTACACTGGTAATGTTGCAGTCACCAAGGATACCGCCCACGACTTAGTGGCAGCAGCAGATTATCTTCTTTTACCAGGTTTGAAAACGTTGGCTTGTGTTTTTCTGGAGGAAAACATTAcaattgaaaactgcatttTCAATTACTACTTTGCCGAGAAATATCAGTGTTTGGAATTAATGGAGGAGTCCTGTGAGTTTATTAATTCTAATTTCAGTTTAGTCATGGAAACAGACGACTTCCTGAAGCTCGATATTGAACAAGTCATGAAATGGGTTTCCAGTGATTATGTCACTGTAAGATGCGAGGAAGAAGTTTTTGAGGGAATAGTTAAGTGGGTGACTCACAAGAAGAGTGAACGAGAAAGCAACTTTGCTGAATTGTTGAGTCAAGTCCGTCTGAAATCCATGTCACATGACTTTCTCTACAACGAATTGGTCAATGAAGAACTGGTAGCAACATGTAATGCGAGTTTGAATTTTGTGTTGAGATCCATGAAGTGCATTTTTGATCCCTCCTGTGAAAATACTGCAAAGCCGCCCAGGAAGTGCTTGGAGAGGTACACAGATGTGATATTGGTTTGTGGTGGCAGAACAGCCTTATGCTATTTACCCCAGGATGACATTTGGTATCAGTTGCCAGATATGTTACTTGAACATCAAGATCACGCTGTTGTTCAATACAGAGATAAAGTTTGCATTTTTGGGGGACAGCGTGTTGGTTCAGGAGAATCATCAGTAAttgaatattttctttcttccaCTAATTCCTGGGTGGCAGCTGAAGGAAGACATAAAAGTGATGTTTGTTCTTGTTTATCAGTTGTAGATGGTTGCATCTATGCATTATTAAATTATGGTCGCAGGATTATTCTCTATAAGCTTGATAAGAATGTTTGTGAGCCTGTGGCTGATCCACCAACTATTTGCTATGGATCTTGTTTAGTCAGTGATAAAAGAAACCTTTACTTAGTAGGAGGAAGTCATGGTTGGGCTTCGTTTTCAGGATCTCAAACAGTGCAAAGGTTTGATCCTATTTTGAGCACATGGGAGGAGATTGCAGCTATGAATGAAGCAAGATATAAGGCCTTTGGAGCAGCCATGAATGGCAAGATCTACATAGCAGGTGGCACAAAGAAAAATGAGCAACGTCACATTGTGTCGAAGTCTTGTGAGGTATATGACCCATCAACTAATGAATGGCAAGTCACGAGTAACCTCAAGGTGTGTCGTCAAGGTGCAAACATGGTATGCGTTCAGGAATCCCTTTATGTGGTTGGTGGCTTCAAAGACTTACAATCGTCGTCAAGAGAGTTATCAGTGGAAGTGTTTCAGTTAGGAGAATGTGAATGGAAATGTAAGTCCACTATACCCACtaactttgaaaatgaaaatcgtgaggatcaaaagaaaaagattcATCATAAGGCATGTCATGCAGTGATCCACAAGAGCCTATTAGAAAATCTGTCTAAGCTTTGA
- the LOC138026161 gene encoding kelch-like protein 3 yields MLQSSASIGIEEDAEATEYEIEDLNTSALVSNMADLSQPMPSDPSKHCQELIYRLDALRRKESFFDVTVSVKDKELKAHRLVLGAASPFFLSLLVSDMREGKEQLIRIELEEATGSVMEEVFKYMYTGNVAVTKENAHDLVAVADYLLLPGLKTLASNVLEENIIIENCIFNYYFAEKYQCLELMAESCGFINSNFSSVMKTDDFLKLDIVQVMKWVSSDDVTVASEEEIFKGIVKWVTHKKSERESNFAELFSQVRLQSISRKFVSNELVNEELVATSKETLNFVLRSIECIFDPFCEDAAKPPRKCLERYTDVIFVCGGRTALCYVPQKDIWYQFPDMLFEHQDHAVVQYRDKVCIFGGRRVGPGKSRVIEYFLSSTNCWGTVEGRHRRDDCSCLSVLDGCIYALLGSTIFLYKFDESLCEAVADPPTVRYGACLVSDKRHLYLAGGSGPSYKTVERFDPILATWEEVAAMNEARWNAFGAAMNGKIYIAGGINKNEVLKSCEVYDPSTNEWQVMSNLKVCRQAANMVCVQEALYVVGGFKGILSSSRELSVEVFQLGACEWQSKSTIPTNFENENPGDQNKKIHHKACHAVIHKSLLEKLCKL; encoded by the coding sequence ATGTTGCAAAGTTCTGCAAGTATCGGTATTGAAGAAGATGCAGAAGCAACTGAATACGAAATCGAAGATTTGAACACTTCCGCATTGgtttccaatatggcggaccttTCACAGCCAATGCCATCAGATCCATCAAAACACTGTCAGGAACTTATCTATCGTCTGGATGCTCTGAGAAGAAAAGAGAGTTTCTTCGATGTAACAGTATCAGTGAAAGACAAAGAGCTTAAAGCTCACAGGCTTGTGTTAGGAGCAGCAAGCccgttttttctttcacttctgGTCAGTGACATGAGAGAGGGAAAGGAACAGTTGATCAGGATAGAACTTGAAGAAGCAACGGGGTCAGTCATGGAAGAAgtttttaaatacatgtacaccgGTAATGTTGCAGTCACTAAGGAGAACGCTCACGACTTAGTCGCAGTAGCAGACTATCTTCTTTTACCAGGTTTGAAAACTTTGGCTTCTAatgttttggaggaaaacattatAATTGAAAACTGCATTTTCAATTATTACTTTGCCGAAAAATATCAGTGTTTGGAATTAATGGCGGAGTCCTGTGGGTTTATTAACTCAAATTTCAGTTCAGTCATGAAAACAGATGACTTCCTGAAGCTGGATATTGTGCAAGTCATGAAATGGGTTTCCAGTGATGATGTGACTGTCGCCTCCGAGGAAGAAATTTTTAAGGGAATAGTTAAGTGGGTGACTCACAAGAAGAGTGAACGAGAAAGCAACTTTGCTGAATTGTTTAGTCAAGTTCGTCTGCAATCCATATCTCGCAAATTTGTTTCCAACGAATTGGTCAATGAAGAACTGGTAGCGACTAGCAAGGAGACTTTGAATTTTGTGTTGAGATCCATTGAGTGCATTTTTGATCCCTTCTGCGAGGATGCTGCCAAGCCACCTAGGAAGTGCTTGGAGAGGTACACAGATGTGATTTTTGTTTGTGGTGGCAGGACAGCCTTATGCTATGTACCCCAGAAAGACATTTGGTATCAGTTTCCAGACATGTTATTTGAACATCAAGATCATGCTGTTGTTCAATACAGAGATAAAGTTTGCATTTTTGGTGGACGGCGTGTTGGACCAGGAAAATCTCGAGTAATAGAATACTTTCTTTCTTCAACTAATTGCTGGGGGACAGTTGAAGGAAGGCATCGCAGGGATGATTGTTCTTGTTTATCAGTTCTAGATGGTTGCATCTATGCATTACTTGGTAGCACCATTTTTCTCTATAAGTTTGATGAGAGTTTATGTGAGGCTGTAGCTGATCCACCAACTGTTCGCTATGGAGCTTGTTTAGTCAGTGATAAAAGACACCTGTACTTAGCAGGAGGAAGTGGTCCTTCATATAAAACAGTGGAAAGGTTTGATCCTATTTTGGCCACATGGGAGGAGGTTGCAGCTATGAATGAGGCAAGATGGAATGCTTTTGGAGCAGCCATGAATGGCAAGATCTACATAGCAGGTGGCATAAATAAAAATGAGGTACTGAAGTCTTGTGAGGTATATGACCCATCAACTAATGAATGGCAAGTCATGAGTAACCTCAAGGTGTGTCGTCAAGCTGCAAACATGGTATGCGTTCAGGAAGCCCTTTATGTGGTTGGTGGCTTCAAAGGCATTCTATCGTCTTCAAGAGAGTTATCAGTGGAAGTGTTTCAGTTAGGAGCATGTGAATGGCAAAGTAAGTCCACTATACCCACtaactttgaaaatgaaaatcctggggatcaaaataaaaagattCATCATAAGGCATGTCATGCAGTGATCCACAAGAGCCTATTAGAAAAGCTGTGTAagctttga
- the LOC138026159 gene encoding kelch-like protein 3, which produces MSQSSASIDMEENAEAVAFEIEDLNTSASNSNMADLSQPMPSDPSKHCQELIYRLDALRRKESFSDVTVSVKDKEFKAHRVVLAAGSPFFLSLLVSGMKEGKEQFIRIELEEATGSVMEEVLKYIYTGNVAVTKGNAHDLVATADYLLLPGLKTLASDFLKENITTENCIFSYYFADKYQCLELMGESCEFINSKFSSVMKTDNFLKLDIAQVTKWVSSDDVTVTSEEEIFKGIVKWVSHKKTERESEFAKLLNQVRLKSMSHDFLFNELINEELVATSKETSNFVLRSMKCIFDPFCEDAAKPPRKCLERYTDVIFVCGGRTALCYLPQKDIWYQLPDMLLEHQNHAVVQYRDKVCIFGGQRVGPGKSRVIEYFLSSTNSWGTVEGRHKSDVCYCLSVLDGCIYALFWKAIILYKLDENVCEAVADPPTLRHGACLVSDKRHLYLVGGRDAIYQVSQTVERFDPILATWEEVSAMNEARVNAFGAAMNGKIYIAGGITENEGQCTLSNSCEVYDPSSNEWQVMSSLKVCRQAANMVCVQEALYVVGGFKDTQLCSRELSVEVFQLGACEWKSKSTIPTNFENQNPGDQNKKIHHKACLAVIDKSLLEKLCKL; this is translated from the coding sequence ATGTCTCAAAGTTCTGCGAGTATCGACATGGAAGAAAACGCAGAAGCAGTTGCATTCGAAATCGAAGATTTGAACACTTCCGCATCGaattccaatatggcggaccttTCACAGCCAATGCCATCAGATCCATCAAAACACTGTCAGGAACTTATCTATCGTCTGGATGCTCTCAGAAGAAAAGAGAGTTTCTCCGATGTAACAGTGTCAGTAAAAGACAAAGAGTTTAAAGCTCACAGAGTTGTGTTGGCAGCAGGAAGCccgttttttctttcacttctgGTCAGTGGCATGAAAGAGGGAAAGGAACAGTTCATCAGGATAGAACTTGAAGAAGCAACGGGGTCAGTCATGGAAGAAGTTCTTAAATACATTTACACCGGTAATGTTGCAGTCACCAAGGGGAATGCCCACGACTTAGTCGCAACAGCAGATTATCTTCTTTTACCAGGTTTGAAAACGTTGGCTTCTGATTTCTTGAAGGAGAACATTAcaactgaaaactgcattttcaGTTATTACTTTGCCGATAAGTATCAGTGTTTGGAATTAATGGGCGAATCCTGTGAATTTATTAACTCAAAATTCAGTTCAGTCATGAAAACAGACAACTTCCTGAAGCTCGATATCGCGCAAGTCACGAAATGGGTTTCCAGTGATGATGTTACTGTCACCTCCGAGGAAGAAATTTTTAAGGGAATAGTAAAGTGGGTGTCTCACAAAAAGACTGAACGAGAaagcgaatttgctaaattgTTGAATCAAGTCCGTCTGAAATCCATGTCTCATGACTTTCTCTTCAACGAACTGATCAATGAAGAACTGGTAGCAACAAGCAAGGAGACTTCAAATTTTGTGTTGAGATCCATGAAGTGCATTTTTGATCCCTTCTGTGAAGATGCTGCCAAGCCACCCAGGAAGTGCTTGGAGAGGTACACAGATGTAATTTTTGTTTGTGGTGGCAGGACAGCCTTATGCTATTTACCGCAGAAAGACATTTGGTATCAGTTGCCAGACATGTTACTTGAACATCAAAATCATGCTGTTGTTCAATACAGAGATAAAGTTTGCATTTTCGGGGGACAGCGTGTTGGACCAGGAAAATCTCGAGTAATAGAATATTTTCTATCTTCCACTAATTCCTGGGGGACAGTTGAAGGAAGACACAAAAGTGATGTTTGTTATTGTTTATCAGTTCTAGATGGTTGCATCTATGCATTATTTTGGAAGGCCATTATTCTCTATAAGCTTGATGAGAATGTTTGTGAGGCTGTGGCTGATCCACCAACTCTTCGCCATGGAGCTTGTTTAGTCAGTGATAAAAGACACCTTTACTTGGTAGGAGGAAGAGATGCTATTTATCAGGTATCTCAAACAGTGGAAAGGTTTGATCCTATTTTGGCCACATGGGAGGAGGTTTCAGCTATGAATGAAGCAAGAGTTAATGCTTTTGGAGCAGCCATGAATGGCAAGATCTACATAGCAGGTGGCATAACGGAAAACGAGGGACAGTGTACATTATCGAATTCTTGTGAGGTATATGACCCATCATCTAATGAATGGCAAGTCATGAGTAGCCTCAAGGTGTGTCGTCAAGCTGCAAACATGGTATGCGTTCAGGAAGCCCTTTATGTGGTTGGTGGCTTCAAAGACACTCAATTGTGTTCAAGAGAGTTATCAGTGGAAGTGTTTCAGTTAGGAGCATGTGAATGGAAAAGTAAGTCCACTATACCCACtaactttgaaaatcaaaatcctggggatcaaaataaaaagattCATCATAAGGCATGTCTTGCAGTGATCGACAAGAGCCTATTAGAAAAGCTGTGTAAGCTTTGA
- the LOC138026710 gene encoding uncharacterized protein — translation MAGKKQRSSYRPKRKGKGFGGSKRKGKLGENTPLAAAIIDRETPSTSHEEPDLSDSECAQPLSSSAKKMKLYHSPDESSKCLDDESTEQCEATGYRLINLESLSSVLSEAHECEEANIILQENESGRAGLKSDLTITCSVCDESISFQTSANITKRGKSFDVNKRAVYHSLESGTGYEGLASFCGIMNMPCMSTSAYQKQVDSILEVVEDYTKEDLTQAGQRLRNIVLDENPDLDKDDTLDVAVSFDGTWAKRGFTSLTGVVFAISVDSGEVLDYTVLSKACQKCSLKQSQCEGDDERFQEWRREHLASGECDINFNGSSPAMEAEGASILWRRSIELHNMHYKWMVSDGDSKAFNTVENVYDDCKVIKLDCVGHVQKRMGKHLLNLKARTKGKLEDGKPIGGRGRLTETKIKKLQKYYGLAIRQNTIKKSNPTDREVDVSIYTMKKNIIAILNHSVKTQDPAKQHRFCPLGETSWCKWQQDVTTATKTYKDDDCLPEVFLELLRPTFMTLSDTKLLERCIRGTTQNPNECINGTVWVRCPKHKHHGAKVVRYAAASAICHFHKGAECRNEIMDKLSIPGGSHTTHSFRLKNNKRLRKANAQATAMEKKRRQGLQLVRTRREEALLEIDGPSYDPGGF, via the exons ATGGCTGGAAAAAAGCAGAGAAGCAGCTACAGGCCTAAACGAAAGGGTAAAGGATTTGGCGGATCGAAAAGAAAGGGGAAACTTGGTGAAAACACTCCGTTAGCAGCAGCAATAATCGATCGAGAAACACCGAGCACCTCTCATGAGGAACCAGACTTGTCAGACTCTGAATGTGCTCAACCACTCAGTTCATCAGCGAAGAAGATGAAGCTCTATCATTCACCAGACGAATCTTCAAAATGTTTGGATGACGAATCAACTGAGCAATGCGAAGCAACTGGTTACAGACTAATTAACTTGGAAAGTCTGTCTTCAGTGCTCTCTGAGGCACATGAATGTGAAGAAG caAACATCATtcttcaagaaaatgaaagtggTCGGGCTGGCTTAAAGTCTGACCTAACTATTACTTGTAGTGTATGTGATGAAAGCATTTCATTCCAGACATCAGCTAACATTACAAAAAGGGGAAAGTCCTTCGATGTAAACAAAAGAGCTGTTTATCACTCCCTGGAATCCGGAACAGGTTATGAAGGGCTTGCATCCTTTTGTGGAATCATGAACATGCCCTGTATGTCAACAAGTGCCTACCAAAAACAGGTAGACAGCATCCTAGAGGTTGTAGAAGATTACACAAAGGAAGATCTCACACAGGCAGGTCAAAGGCTGCGAAACATCGTTCTTGATGAGAATCCAGACCTTGACAAGGACGACACTTTGGATGTAGCTGTAAGCTTTGATGGCACCTGGGCCAAGCGGGGTTTTACCTCCCTAACAGGGGTAGTCTTTGCTATTTCAGTAGACAGTGGTGAGGTTTTGGACTACACTGTTTTGTCTAAAGCTTGCCAAAAATGTTCCCTCAAACAGTCCCAGTGTGAAGGAGATGATGAACGATTTCAGGAATGGAGAAGAGAACATTTGGCCTCTGGTGAGTGTGATATTAATTTCAATGGTAGTTCACCAGCCATGGAAGCTGAGGGAGCTTCTATTCTCTGGAGGAGATCAATTGAACTGCACAACATGCATTACAAATGGATGGTCTCAGATGGGGACAGCAAAGCATTCAACACTGTTGAAAATGTGTATGATGATTGCAAAGTGATCAAGTTGGATTGTGTTGGCCACGTACAAAAGAGAATGGGCAAACACCTTTTAAACTTGAAAGCAAGGACAAAAGGAAAGCTGGAGGATGGCAAACCCATAGGGGGGCGTGGCAGgctcactgaaacaaaaattaaaaaattacagaaatattATGGTCTGGCAATACGTCAGAATACTATAAAGAAGTCGAATCCAACTGACAGAGAAGTTGATGTATCCATTTATACTATGAAGAAGAACATTATAGCTATTCTGAACCATAGTGTGAAAACTCAAGATCCTGCCAAACAGCACCGGTTCTGTCCTCTTGGAGAAACCTCATGGTGTAAGTGGCAGCAGGATGTCACAACAGCGACAAAAACTTACAAAGATGATGACTGTTTGCCTGAGGTATTTCTAGAACTTCTCAGGCCAACATTTATGACACTCAGTGACACAAAGTTACTTGAAAGATGCATTCGGGGGACCACCCAAAACCCAAACGAGTGTATCAATGGTACGGTTTGGGTGCGTTGCCCCAAGCATAAGCATCATGGTGCTAAAGTCGTCCGTTATGCTGCTGCTTCAGCCATCTGCCACTTCCACAAAGGAGCAGAATGTAGGAATGAAATAATGGATAAACTTTCCATTCCTGGTGGGAGTCACACAACTCATTCATTTAGACTAAAGAACAACAAGCGGTTGAGGAAAGCAAATGCTCAAGCTACAGCCATGGAGAAAAAGCGCCGCCAGGGACTCCAACTTGTGCGGACCAGAAGAGAAGAAGCCCTTCTTGAAATTGATGGACCAAGCTATGACCCTGGAGGATTCTAA